The stretch of DNA CTGGCACTAGCTGCAGTTTCGCCTCGCTTCCAGGCAAACGTATCACGGGGCGCGGTACTCCGTAGCATAATCGGTTCTAACATGGCACTGGAACCACCCGTGATACCAATTAACGCTTCGCCGCCGAATAACTGATTAAAGTCAGCATCGTTGAGGAAACCGCCATCTGCTTCAGCACAGGTATCCCAAGCGGTATCCGTGGGTCGATAGAGACGACGGGGACTGATCACAGAAATTACCTTTGAACCAATCCCTTGGGCTTGCAATTGTTCTGCTGCTTCCAAAGTGGGAATTAAGGTCATATCGCCAATGACAGCAAAGACCACTGTTTTCTCGCCCGGAATTTCTTGCAGAATAAATCCGCCTTTTTCTAAGCCTTCTTGGGTTTGTTGGAACACAGTGCGAATCGGTAACGGGGATTTAGACGCGGTAATGGTCACGCCTTTGTTTTTCGTCCCTAATGCCCAGTCGTAGCAAACCTGAATGCTGTTGGCATCACAGGGGAACAGCGGAAACACATTCCCGTTGCGCATCATGGCAGCAAAATAGTTTTCGATTTCGGGGCGTTGGTGCGTCCAACCATTGCGTCCTTGTTCCAATGCACCCGCAGTAAACAACGTCACAGTGGAAGGCGTGGGACGGCGTAGTTCTGCCATCGCTTGCGTGACCGTTTGCCAGATCGGTAAGCCATTAATCGCAAAGGATTCATAAGAACACCAGAGGGTGCGCGCGCCAAATAAGGCTGATCCAGCCGCTAACCCCGCACAAGCATCTTCACTCAACGGTTCATACACTTGCCCTTTCGGTCCTTGATAATACAGGTCATCAGGGGTGGGGTGAATAATTTTTAGGGCTTGGTTGACATTATTAATCCCAGACGCCGCATTCCCGTCAGCGTTAGTGAGAACAAAGTTCGGGTCATGTTTACCCACGTGCGCAATTAGTTCCCCCATGGCAGTGGTGGCAACTTTCTTTTCGCCACCAATAGCGTGTTCTTCTAAAGGCAATTGACCCAAGTCCGGTAGGGGCAATTCAAATTCTGTTTTCACTGACCGGACAGCAGGACCTCCCGCTGCGCGTTCAAAGTTCGTGCGAATGGTTTGCCAGGCTTCAGGCGGAAGGGCACGTTCTTGTAGGGCTTTGACAATATCCTCATTATCGAGGGTATGGTGTCCATATAAGTTATGAGCTTTGGCACCGCGATCGTGAACACCCGCTCCTTTAAGCTGTTTGATGATCAAAACGGTAAGCTTACCACTCATCGCGGACTTTGCCGCTTTATCCATTGCTTCGAGAATCGCTTGGGTAAATTCAAGGCGTTTGCCAAAAGAGAATGCGGTGCTATCCACATAGTCGCCACTTTGATTCGCATCATCATAATCTTTGGCATTCACTAAAATCACTTCTTGGAACCCATTCCCCTCCCAATATTCGATCATTTCTTGGTTGGGCTTGGTTGATACCATGCTGTGGTGTTCTTGGGAGTAGCCGTTCCAAACTAGAATCGGCAGGAAGTTGGTGACATCGGGATAGGCTGTGTGGAAGTGTGCCATACTGCTCATGACATAGGGTTCGCCAATGCCACCATCGCCAATGGTGACCGGGAAGAGGACATCACGATGCAGCCGTGCCCCTGCCATTGCAAAGTGTTGACCTTGCCCCAGCGGTCCTGCGGGGTTGAGGAGACCCGGAATTTGACCGGAAAGGTGTCCCAGTAATCCTTTGTGTTCCCGGAACCGATCGCGCAATTGTTGAACATTATGAATGTCCATGTCTTCTAAAGAGCGATCCAGGAACATATTGCTGTAAAATCCTGGGGCATGGTGTCCTACTTCTGTAATAATATGTTTGTGACCGAGCATCATTAGGGCAGCAATGCCCTCAGCAACACTGGCAAATCCCCCTGGGTGCCCAGAGGCTTTTGATGCCGTCATTTGTAAGGTTAAGTAACGCAGCGCATCCGCAGCGAGTAGGGTTTGATAAACTGCCTTGGGATCACTGGGCGATGCAATTTGAGTTGCTCCCTCACCAATGGCAGGGTCTTTTCCAT from Cyanobacteria bacterium GSL.Bin1 encodes:
- a CDS encoding phosphoketolase — encoded protein: MTVASAIPAFCQGIQYFAEPLPDFETYGKDPAIGEGATQIASPSDPKAVYQTLLAADALRYLTLQMTASKASGHPGGFASVAEGIAALMMLGHKHIITEVGHHAPGFYSNMFLDRSLEDMDIHNVQQLRDRFREHKGLLGHLSGQIPGLLNPAGPLGQGQHFAMAGARLHRDVLFPVTIGDGGIGEPYVMSSMAHFHTAYPDVTNFLPILVWNGYSQEHHSMVSTKPNQEMIEYWEGNGFQEVILVNAKDYDDANQSGDYVDSTAFSFGKRLEFTQAILEAMDKAAKSAMSGKLTVLIIKQLKGAGVHDRGAKAHNLYGHHTLDNEDIVKALQERALPPEAWQTIRTNFERAAGGPAVRSVKTEFELPLPDLGQLPLEEHAIGGEKKVATTAMGELIAHVGKHDPNFVLTNADGNAASGINNVNQALKIIHPTPDDLYYQGPKGQVYEPLSEDACAGLAAGSALFGARTLWCSYESFAINGLPIWQTVTQAMAELRRPTPSTVTLFTAGALEQGRNGWTHQRPEIENYFAAMMRNGNVFPLFPCDANSIQVCYDWALGTKNKGVTITASKSPLPIRTVFQQTQEGLEKGGFILQEIPGEKTVVFAVIGDMTLIPTLEAAEQLQAQGIGSKVISVISPRRLYRPTDTAWDTCAEADGGFLNDADFNQLFGGEALIGITGGSSAMLEPIMLRSTAPRDTFAWKRGETAASASAVMAINGITAENLVKRSVELLG